A window of the Henckelia pumila isolate YLH828 chromosome 3, ASM3356847v2, whole genome shotgun sequence genome harbors these coding sequences:
- the LOC140887388 gene encoding kinesin-like protein KIN-14R has translation MDNFEMHSFEKIQDIDAPDPFVFSMGFDCENPKGSDRENEVLAMEEAETEESLDDIMVCDPGSRFVRNGFTNPNSIEEIVLFINAGAMTSTGSEFDISFQDDKYFEGGDTFQTGDIIFEGGDYPFIYQSARLGNFCYSFNGLSPGDYFLDLHFVEIINVNGPKGMRVFNVFLQDEKILSDFDIFAIVGANKPLQLIDTRFSIKDDGVLVLRFEGIVGSPTVSGICIRQQPKGSACQANRGYFVCNNCGSEIEYTSAQKKLMRKNLIVKYEKNIQDLKDKLQRKTDECYQSWMSLTNANDQLETVRMELDNKTFETDFLDHTIKKQADELRDITTKYEQDKKTWTMAINILKKKVEVMKQEHSQLSSEAHECVDSIPGLNNMMFAVQSLVTQCEDLKMKYNEEQLKRRKLYNQVQEAKGNIRVFCRCRPLSKTEVTTGCASVVDFDAAGDGELGILTSGSTKKTFKFDRVYTPKDDQVDVFADASPVVISVLDGYNVCIFAYGQTGTGKTFTMEGTDANRGVNYRTLKELFKIASERSDTYSYSISVSVLEVYNEQIRDLLATETSKKLEIKQASEGCHHIPGIVEAKVESITEVWSVLQAGSSARATGSNNVNEHSSRSHCMLCIMVRAKNLITGECTRSKLWLVDLAGSERLAKTEVQGDRLKEAQNINRSLSALGDVISALANKSSHIPYRNSKLTHLLQDSLGGDSKTLMFVQISPSDRDSSETLSSLNFATRVRGVELGPARKQIDTGEIHKLKMMLDKARQESKFKDESLKKLEDNLQNLETKAKGKDQIYKNHLEKIKELETQVEFKTSLQCQSERQILHLSESIKEKEEISAKLQLKVMSLENKLEERESLESTLYQKKVNELETKLQEQAQENKSSSVILQNKIKELERGLKEHELNSESLLFQQKIKELEDKLREREKQLESMMISESSNLLKSTPVEAKQVTRDEVMNEAEHRILRSTNSMNSQVIQAPPVMVKENDSLLHEVRKKRFSSHSEVENKVVVRTPVVDSKGRHSDPPKQFARVSRMSKPIAPAQRPLVRKVTSRDPVQEIKERDSKKRMWSR, from the exons ATGGATAATTTCGAGATGCACTCGTTTGAGAAGATTCAAGACATTGATGCGCCAGATCCGTTTGTTTTCTCCATGGGTTTTGATTGTGAAAATCCCAAAGGTTCTGATCGAGAAAATGAAGTTCTTGCTATGGAAGAAGCTGAAACCGAGGAATCGTTGGACGATATTATGGTCTGTGATCCTGGTTCAAGATTTGTCCGAAATGGGTTCACGAATCCCAATTCAATAG AGGAAATTGTTCTCTTTATTAATGCTGGGGCCATGACATCAACTGGATCGGAATTCGATATTAGTTTCCAAGATGACAAGTATTTTGAAGGGGGTGATACATTTCAAACCGGGGATATTATATTCGAGGGTGGGGACTATCCATTTATATATCAGTCAGCACGATTGGGGAATTTTTGTTACAGCTTCAATGGTCTTTCACCTGGAGATTACTTTCTTGATCTTCATTTTGTGGAAATAATTAATGTAAATGGGCCCAAAGGAATGCGAGTATTTAATGTCTTCTTGCAAGATGAAAAG ATTCTTTCAGATTTTGATATCTTTGCAATTGTTGGAGCCAATAAACCTCTGCAATTAATCGATACTAGATTTTCCATTAAAGATGATGGAGTGCTTGTCTTAAGGTTTGAAGGCATAGTTGGAAGCCCAACAGTTAGTGGAATCTGTATTAGGCAACAACCTAAGGGATCTG CCTGTCAAGCGAATCGTGGATATTTTGTATGCAACAACTGTGGAAGTGAGATAGAATATACATCAGCTCAG AAAAAACTCATGAGGAAGAATTTGATTGTCAAGTATGAGAAAAATATACAAGACTTAAAAGATAAATTGCAACGCAAAACAGATGAATGTTATCAATCATGGATGTCTTTGACTAATGCCAATGACCAGCTAGAGACAGTTAGGATGGAGCTTGACAATAAGACGTTTGAAACAGATTTTCTTG ATCATACAATAAAGAAACAAGCTGATGAGTTAAGGGACATTACAACCAAGTATGAACAAGACAAGAAGACATGGACAATGGCaatcaatattttaaagaaGAAAGTAGAG GTGATGAAACAAGAGCATTCTCAGCTTTCTAGTGAGGCACATGAATGTGTTGATTCCATTCCTGGCTTGAATAATATGATGTTTGCTGTTCAATCATTAG TTACCCAGTGTGAAGATCTCAAAATGAAGTACAATGAAGAGCAACTGAAGAGACGGAAACTATATAATCAAGTGCAAGAAGCTAAAG GAAATATCAGGGTATTTTGTAGATGTCGTCCTTTGAGCAAGACAGAAGTCACAACTGGATGTGCGTCAGTGGTGGATTTTGATGCTGCCGGGGATGGAGAACTTGGAATTCTAACTAGTGGTTCCACAAAAAAAACTTTCAAATTTGATCGTGTTTACACCCCAAAAGATGATCAAG TTGATGTTTTTGCTGATGCCTCGCCTGTGGTGATATCAGTATTAGATGGATACAATGTCTGTATATTTGCTTACGGACAAACAGGAACTGGCAAGACATTCACAATGGAAGGAACTGACGCTAATCGTGGTGTTAACTATCGAACTTTAAAAGAATTGTTTAAAATTGCCAGTGAGAGGAGCGACACTTACTCTTATAGCATTTCAGTGAGTGTTCTTGAAGTCTACAATGAACAAATAAGAGACTTACTTGCTACAGAAACATCCAAAAA ATTAGAGATAAAACAAGCTTCAGAAGGATGCCACCATATCCCGGGCATTGTGGAAGCCAAAGTGGAGAGTATAACAGAAGTATGGAGTGTGCTCCAAGCTGGAAGCAGCGCTCGCGCCACTGGATCAAATAATGTCAACGAGCATAGTAGTCGTTCCCACTG CATGCTTTGCATAATGGTAAgagccaaaaacttgatcacAGGAGAGTGCACTAGAAGCAAACTTTGGCTTGTGGACTTGGCAGGAAGTGAGCGGCTAGCCAAGACTGAAGTCCAAGGTGATCGGCTCAAGGAagctcaaaacatcaataggtCACTTTCGGCACTTGGAGATGTGATATCTGCTTTGGCAAATAAAAGTAGCCACATTCCATACAG GAACTCCAAGCTAACACATTTATTACAGGATTCCTTAG GTGGTGATTCAAAAACTTTGATGTTTGTGCAAATCAGTCCTTCCGATCGGGATTCCAGCGAAACTTTGAGCTCTCTGAACTTTGCAACCCGAGTAAGAGGAGTTGAGTTGGGTCCAGCTAGAAAGCAAATTGATACTGGAGAGATTCATAAGTTGAAAATGATG CTTGATAAAGCCAGGCAAGAATCTAAGTTCAAAGACGAATCTCTGAAAAAGCTCGAGGACAACTTACAAAACCTAGAGACTAAAGCTAAAGGTAAGGATCAGATTTACAAAAATCAtctagaaaaaataaaagaattagAAACCCAAGTTGAGTTCAAGACGTCGTTGCAATGCCAATCCGAGAGACAAATTTTACATCTTTCCGAGAGTATCAAAGAGAAGGAGGAAATTTCTGCCAAACTTCAACTGAAG GTAATGAGCTTGGAGAACAAGCTCGAAGAAAGAGAAAGCCTCGAATCAACATTGTACCAGAAGAAG GTTAATGAACTTGAGACCAAGCTGCAAGAGCAAGCACAAGAGAATAAGTCTTCTTCAGTAATTCTTCAGAACAAG ATCAAAGAACTTGAGAGAGGGCTCAAAGAACACGAACTGAATTCTGAGTCTCTCTTATTTCAACAAAAG ATTAAAGAGCTTGAAGACAAGTTAAGAGAGCGAGAAAAACAGCTAGAATCTATGATGATCTCTGAATCTTCCAATTTGTTGAAATCCACCCCTGTTGAAGCCAAACAAGTGACAAGAGATGAGGTCATGAATGAGGCTGAGCATCGTATCTTAAGAAGTACAAATTCAATGAACAGCCAAGTCATTCAGGCGCCACCTGTTATGGTGAAGGAAAACGACTCTCTTCTTCATGAAGTTCGAAAGAAGAGATTTTCAAGTCACAGTGAAGTTGAGAACAAAGTTGTAGTACGAACTCCAGTTGTTGACAGCAAAGGGAGGCATTCGGATCCACCCAAACAATTTGCCAGGGTTTCAAGAATGAGCAAGCCAATTGCCCCTGCACAAAGGCCATTGGTTCGAAAGGTAACTAGCAGAGATCCAGTTCAAGAGATTAAGGAAAGGGATAGCAAGAAAAGGATGTGGTCTAGATGA
- the LOC140892762 gene encoding membrane-anchored ubiquitin-fold protein 3-like: MAGKPKPQPQPQTEPQPPQTQQIRFRIFDGTDICHGVYPLSTTIDTIKERLLAEWPQGKSSIPTSVDEIKLMHAGRYLVGGRTLGESRLRIVPGQVVTILAIVQPPEARQRTGDSPVDVNQR, translated from the exons ATGGCTGGAAAACCAAAACCACAACCGCAACCGCAAACGGAACCGCAACCgccgcaaactcaacaaattagGTTCAGAATTTTTGATGGAACGGATATATGTCATGGGGTCTACCCACTTTCAACTACCATTGATACTATAAAAGAAAGGCTTCTGGCAGAGTGGCCTCAAG GTAAATCGAGCATACCAACTTCCGTGGACGAAATAAAATTGATGCATGCTGGGCGTTATCTCGTGGGCGGAAGGACACTTGGTGAATCTAGATTACGTATCGTTCCCGGTCAAGTTGTTACAATTCTTGCAATTGTGCAACCTCCTGAAGCCAGACAGAGGACTGGTG atTCACCGGTGGATGTTAATCAACGATGA
- the LOC140887377 gene encoding telomere repeat-binding factor 4: MGNPKQKWTSEEEEALRAGVAKHGAGKWKNIQRDPEFNHLLFARSNIDLKDKWRNLSVANGQGLRDKSKTPKVKANPDTPATPLPVAQTPASFTPLSQDAPLDVPMVDSAKPLSEGNSASKYNAMIYEALSTLKEPNGSDSSTIANFIEQRQEVPQNFKRVLSSRLRRLVLQDKLEKVQNCYRMKRDALPDMRTPTVGLKDSHPRQIQSIGLLGDTVEDAARSTAFRIAEAENKSFVAAEAAKEAERVAMMAEDMEALLQFATDCLDQCLHGELLLIA; encoded by the exons ATGGGGAATCCCAAGCAGAAATGGACCTCCGAAGAGGAGGAAGCGCTGCGAGCCGGAGTGGCGAAGCACGGCGCCGGAAAGTGGAAGAATATTCAAAGAGACCCTGAATTCAACCACCTCCTGTTTGCTCGCTCCAACATCGATCTCAAG GATAAGTGGAGGAATTTGAGCGTTGCAAATGGCCAAGGTCTAAGAGATAAATCGAAGACACCGAAAGTGAAGGCAAATCCTGACACTCCGGCTACTCCATTGCCCGTTGCGCAGACTCCTGCATCTTTCACTCCATTATCACAGGATGCACCACTGGATGTACCGATGGTTGATTCTGCAAAGCCGTTATCTGAAGGAAATAGTGCCTCCAA GTACAATGCCATGATATATGAGGCATTGTCTACTCTCAAGGAGCCAAATGGATCAGATTCAAGCACGATTGCTAATTTCATTGAG CAAAGGCAAGAGGTTCCACAAAATTTCAAACGGGTTCTGAGTTCTAGATTAAGGAGGCTTGTTCTTCAAGACAAACTTGAAAAG GTTCAGAATTGTTACAGAATGAAAAGAGATGCACTACCAGACATGAGAACACCCACCGTGGGACTGAAAGACTCACACCCTAGACAGATTCAGAGCATTGGATTACTAGGGGATACAGTTGAAGATGCAGCGAGGTCCACTGCTTTCAGAATTGCAGAGGCTGAAAATAAATCATTTGTAGCTGCTGAAGCCGCGAAGGAGGCAGAAAGGGTAGCAATGATGGCTGAAGATATGGAAGCCCTCCTGCAGTTTGCCACAGATTGTCTTGATCAAT GTTTGCATGGTGAGCTTTTGCTGATTGCGTAG